The stretch of DNA TTTTGCGGCTGTTAAATATTAATACTTAATAAAGATATTCTGACGTGTAAGTGGTGCTTTCCTACGTAGCTGTCCTGCTATCCAGTTGTGTTTCGATCAAGGATATTACATACAGCAACCCATCGAGTAACAATTATGCACCCAATTACAGTTGTCTAGAGACTAGAATCAGCGGGGGCGGACCTGGCAGCGTTAGGATCTCCCAAAACGTGGCTGTGAAAAGGACAAGCTGTAAAGAGTGTCCAATGAAATAAAGCGCGCTGCGGGTAGGCGAGGCTCCAGCTGAAGGACAGTTAGGCGCCCATGGCTGGGAGCAGGAGCTCGCCTATTTTTTCTTCCAGGAGGTAGAAGATGATGGAAAATCTCATTATTGGGCCAGCATGTGTGTCATGTGAAACTAATGTGGGCTTTAGAGAAGGAAAAAAGAAGGAAGCCCACCCGGACTTCATTGTCCCACTCTGCAGCCCACAGGCTTCAGCCCAACTGCCAACCGGCGCCCCTGCCTGCAGCCTGCACTCGCGTACATGCATGGTGCTGATAACACAGGTTTTTATTAATCTGGAGAAGGAAAAACCAAAAGAAGTCAAATCATAAAAACTAACACAAATTTCCTGCCTATTATACTGTAGGCTATTGCAATGAAGAATCGACAGCATTATTAGGATGTCAGTGTCCGTTTCAAGTTTCAATCATAGTTATTCCGCCAAAAAAAGTTTCAATCAAAAGATAATGGCTATGTCAATTCTGTCGTGGATCATTGTTTGTGGATGGAGCTGCCAGCTCTTGGCTGCAAGCCTGCAGCATATTAGAACACGTGCTGAAAGGACATCTTTGCTATCTGTAAATAGCGTTCTCCTCGGGCCCACGGATGGACATCACTAGCTGTGATTTGACTGTTAGAATCTGATACCTCTAATCAATTATGCGCTGTAGCTTTTTGGATCCACAGAAAGTATACTAATATTGCAGGTACAACACCTGAGGTTGTGCGGTATCAAGAACGACGTAGGTGAACTTCGTAGGTTTGACAAAAAGAAGTCCTAATCTTATTATGATTCAATATTCCCAGTAGGATTCGATATAATGCTCAAGTTCTTGTAGAACTAGAAATTCCAATAAGACTTCTCTCTTTAAGTTCTAGTCAAGCTAAATTTTAAGTGACCATACAACATTGGATACGTGGAACAAAATCTTGAGCAGTCTGGTGTTTTTTGAAATTAACTTTAATCATGATTTTTAATCACATTTTTAGCCACCCCATTTATTCATTGGATCATAATCAAAGTATTCTTATCCTGCACATAAATCCAACCTTAAGTGATTGCTCCCTACCTTGCACTCCCATAGACATGGGTGGGTAATGCCAGAATTAAAAGTGGAGAAGGCAATTGTTTTCCAAGCGAGCCTTGCACTACTTCTATTGACAAGGGAAAAACTTGCCCTCCCCCGTAGACAATATAAAAAACTTCCTGATCCTTGATGATAAAGCACTGCAATTTTTTTAACCTGCTCGATCATGATACATTATTAACAGGTTTAAATAAAATGGACAATGATGTAGTACTATTTGGAAAAGGAACTGATAACCATAGCCCATTAATACCGACTACCGACAGTTTCATGGAAAAACCGGCCTGTAGTCTTACCAACTTTTTAGGACAGTGGCAATGCCACTATGACGACCAGTTCTCTGTAAGATCCGGCAATTAATGATAATGGATTGATCAGTATAACTATAGCCTCTTTATATAGATTCCAATAAAAAAACCAACATTGATACTAAGCTATCTTTGTGGGCTTTCAAATTCCAATAGTAATATAATTGCTACGTCAATTCTGTCATGATCTCTGTATTTGGACGGAGCTGTCAGATATCAGCTAGGACCATATGTACAATATTATAAGGCTAGACAGGCTGAAAATATAACGTGGAGAATGTCGCTCTCTAAATAATTTGCAAAAAAGACAAGGTTTGCAAATGGGCCAAATTAAGTAGTTGGTATTGATAAATAGGCTTGCGATGTCACCCTCCACACGATCTACTCCGCCCAAAAATATTAGtcgttttaatttttctaaaaatatatattatacatctagatatattGTTATATCTAGATGTAGAAAAACTATACAACTTGAAAAATCAAAATAACTATTATATTAATTTAAGATGCAGGGAGTACCTCTCAGCTCGTGTCAGTTATCAGCACGGCGTGGTAGTGGTACGTGTAAGTAGCCTCCCCAGCTTCCACTGCTTCCTCCACAGGTATCAGCGCCACCCTTTCCTTTGTCTCTAGACGCTTTCACCTTGTCGCTGGTCTCCGGCAGTAATTTTTTTTAAAGAGCAAAGTATTACCCAGGTCCCAGGGTCTACTAATTAACGCATTTGGCCTCACCTCTGATCATGCATGTGACGCGCATGAAAACAACGGCGAGCTCGAGCGTGGtgcacggcggccggccggtcaCCGGCCACTGCGGCGTGAGAGATCTGCGTATCCTTTGATGCAGCCAAGTTAATGACCTGTCGCTGTGGCGCTGAGAGGTATGCATGCATCCTGATCAACGGCAGGATACGAGCGTAACGCACGCCCTGGCGCCATGTCTGTACTGTACACTACATGATGAAAATGGTGtgaaaccgacgaaaatagtccGAAAGCTGTTGAAAATAGTTATTTTCGTTGGCTGGCCGATGAAATTAGGCCGATGGAATAAAGTAGGCTTTTagctagccgacgaaaatatgaatCTGTTTTCGTCGGCCAAGCGTAGGCCGACAAAAATAAGTTCTAATTTCGTCGGTTTTTGTTAGCCGACGAAATAAGTgagttattttcgtcggcttattTTTGACCGACGAAATTACATATAACCAACGAAATTGAGCGGCTTTGGTGCAGTGGTAGGTGACCGGGCGCGTGATTGTTAGATAAACCCACTCACTCCAAATTCATGTAGACTGGAATGAAAAATGAACTAATCCAGGGAATTACCATTTTTGAAAATAAGGCATGAGAAGGTGTCTGTGGGGATGATATGACGATGGAAAGATCAGGGCATCGACAGTATTGAGTGGACTCCTCGGATAAAAGGACAAAACCTTGTAATCAGATTTTGCCCCTCCTTTTTGCTTTGCGCGATTTTAACCTCGCTTTTTAAAAACGAAGCTCAAACTTGCCTCTATTGAAAGGAGTTAACGGTGTTAAATATATAGAAAAAGACAGATATACCCTATGTGATTTTGCTCTTCTTTTAACATAATTTTGCTCTTCTTTTAATATCAAGCACTCCTAAATCCCAGCGGACCCCACCGGTCAGAGGAGACCTGACCGGCCAAGACCGAGCCAAGGCAGACGGCGAGGCTAGCCGGCGGCGGGACGGCTCGCGGCCGCGGCCTCCAGCGGCACCGAGCCATGACCGGTGGCACGATGGGCGGCCCGCGGACACGGCCAGGAGAGGCAGCCACGCGAGCAACacccgcgcctggccgcgcgAGCCGTCGCAGCGCGCTCCCGCACCTGGGCGGCCGCTCCGGCGTGCTGCGTGCGCCCGCGCGCACCCGTGCTGGGGCCGCCGCGTGAGCCGACGCTTGGGCACCCGCGTTGGGCCGCCGGGAGCGCCGGGACGCCGTGCGAgcccacgccgaggccgccgctCGCCTAGCTTGGGTTCCAACCGGGAGGTATGGGTGAGAGTTTGGGAATGGAAGGGAAGAGTTTTTGGATAAGGTTAGGGGGTAGTACAGTCTTTTCCCATTGCCTTGAATAGTTTTTCAATTTGATTCTTTTTTTATATCCAACGAACAGGGTTAAAAACATGGATAAACGGTGCCTTcatttttaaaaaataggggTAAAATCGCACAGttgaaaaaataaaaatagaatCACTATTTGACTTTGAACCATGGGCAAGAACGCCAAAATCCCTAAAAATAAGCATGATTTCTCCACCGAccccttttttttctctctcagGTTTTGTCCCTCCTCCTCACACCCTCCGTACCTCCTCTGCAAGCATCTACATTGTTTTCTTTAATGCACAAAGAATCAACTCTCAAATAGGATTCGACCCCTCCTCTCTCCACACATGAGTCGATATCTCTGGTGGCCGTGGTTGGTTTTGCAGTAGATCTGTGCACCGGCCACTGGAGAAGCGCTTCAAAGGAAGAACGGACAGAGGCCGGCGAGGAACACGGGAGCGAGGACTCTACCGTTGCGCCTTGCATTGTCGGCTTTCTGTTGGAACGATGCGCGCCAGGAGGTTTCTTAGCACGCGCCCCGACAAACACAGCCCCCCCACCCCATCATCCACCCGAATCCTCATCATCCGCATGGCCGCAAGCCAGTCACCAAGTAGCCATGTCATCTCCAAATCAGACCGGCCCTCTCCCTGATCTATTTAACGGCCGGCCTGCCGGCTCGCAAATGCACACACAGAGACCGCAAAAGGCGATCGAATTGAAGACCGAGCACTATCACCCACACAGCGTCGATGGCATCGGCCAAGCTCCTCGCCGCCTTCCTCGCCGCCCTCGCGGCcctgctggcggccggcggcggcgccggcgcgaggGAGTTGAGGCTCGAGATGCCGTCCGCCACAGAGACCGCAAAAGGCGATCGAATTGAAGACCGAGCACTATCACCCACACAGCGTCGATGGCATCGGCCAAGCTCCTCGCCGCCTTCCTCGCCGCCCTCGCGGCcctgctggcggccggcggcggcgccggcgcgaggGAGTTGAGGCTCGAGATGCCGTCCGCCGCCGAGATGATCGTCGACGACGGCATGCCGCTGATCCACATGCTCCGCCCGCTGCTGGGCTCCGGCGGCCGCCTGGGCCTGCGCGCCCGCGTGCCGTGCGACAGCTGGCGGTTCGCCGTGGAGACCAACTCCCTGCGCGACTGGCGCACCATCCCGGCCCGCTGCGAGAGGTACGTCGGCAACTACATGATGGGCGGCCACTACCGGAGCGACTCCCGCGCCGTCATCGACGAGGCCATCGCCTACGCCGAGGGCCTGCAGCTCGCCGGCAAAGGGAAGGAGGTGTGGGTGTTCGACATCGACGAGACCACGCTCTCCAACCTCCCCTACTACGCCAAGCACGGCTTCGGGTACGTACGTACGGTTATTACATACGTGCACACGCTGACAGTGACGTGTCGACCTCTCTCTGCTGTATCTAAACTGCTGCCAtggccgcgcgcgcgtgcgatGCAGGGTCGAGCCGTACAACCGGACGCTGTTCACCGCGTACGTGATGGATGCGAGCGCGCCGGCGCTGCCGGAGACGAAGCGTCTGTACGACAGGCTGCTGGCGCTGGGCATCAAGCCGGTAATCCTGACGGGGCGGCGCGAGGACAAGCGGGAGGCCACGGCCAagaacctcgccgccgcgggGTACGCTGGGTACGAGAAGCTGCTACTCAAGCCGCAGGACGTGAGGGTGCACGCGGTGGAGTTCAAGTCCGGCGAGCGCAAGAAGCTGGAGGACGCCGGGTACGTCATCGTCGGCAACATCGGCGACCAGTGGAGCGACCTGCTCGGCGCGCCGGAGGGCGCGCGCACCTTCAAGCTGCCGGACCCCATGTACTACATCGGCTAGATCCATCGATCGATCCCTATACAGTATACACACTTCTCTACCCATGGACGGAGCTTCTGAACAGCAGCCAAAATAAACGCCTGAATAACGTCCAAATTCAGTGTGTCGAATAAAGAAAAGAAGAATAAAACGACCTATTTATGTGTGGGGTTGGGAGTGCTGTACATACGGTTGTTGGTCCTGTGCTAGTACATTCAGGACACAACGTGCGTTTGTAATTGTGAATGTAAACCAAACGGCGTAATAATAATGGGCAATTGATAATTCACATCAAGAACATCTAATGTAATTTCAGATGGCTTGCAGGTTACAAATTTATAGCAAAAGCGTTCTTATCTCCGGCTGAGGAGCAGAGCAATCTCACCGGAAACCACCGCCGCTAACCATGATCGAGGAAGCTCTGCGCTCGCATTACGTTCACGCGGTGGCTTATTCATAGATTCCCAGAATTTATGGCTTGCAAGTTACAAAATTTATACTAGCAGAAGCGGTTGATCCTCGGCTGAGGAGCAGAGAAATCTCACCGAAAACCGCCACCGCTAACCAAGATTTGAAGAAGGCCGATCGCTGCTGGCGTT from Panicum hallii strain FIL2 chromosome 3, PHallii_v3.1, whole genome shotgun sequence encodes:
- the LOC112885580 gene encoding acid phosphatase 1-like isoform X3; translated protein: MASAKLLAAFLAALAALLAAGGGAGARELRLEMPSAAEMIVDDGMPLIHMLRPLLGSGGRLGLRARVPCDSWRFAVETNSLRDWRTIPARCERYVGNYMMGGHYRSDSRAVIDEAIAYAEGLQLAGKGKEVWVFDIDETTLSNLPYYAKHGFGVEPYNRTLFTAYVMDASAPALPETKRLYDRLLALGIKPVILTGRREDKREATAKNLAAAGYAGYEKLLLKPQDVRVHAVEFKSGERKKLEDAGYVIVGNIGDQWSDLLGAPEGARTFKLPDPMYYIG
- the LOC112885580 gene encoding acid phosphatase 1-like isoform X2 yields the protein MASAKLLAAFLAALAALLAAGGGAGARELRLEMPSAAEMIVDDGMPLIHMLRPLLGSGGRLGLRARVPCDSWRFAVETNSLRDWRTIPARCERYVGNYMMGGHYRSDSRAVIDEAIAYAEGLQLAGKGKEVWVFDIDETTLSNLPYYAKHGFGVEPYNRTLFTAYVMDASAPALPETKRLYDRLLALGIKPVILTGRREDKREATAKNLAAAGYAGYEKLLLKPQDVRVHAVEFKSGERKKLEDAGYVIVGNIGDQWSDLLGAPEGARTFKLPDPMYYIG
- the LOC112885580 gene encoding acid phosphatase 1-like isoform X1; this encodes MASAKLLAAFLAALAALLAAGGGAGARELRLEMPSAAEMIVDDGMPLIHMLRPLLGSGGRLGLRARVPCDSWRFAVETNSLRDWRTIPARCERYVGNYMMGGHYRSDSRAVIDEAIAYAEGLQLAGKGKEVWVFDIDETTLSNLPYYAKHGFGVEPYNRTLFTAYVMDASAPALPETKRLYDRLLALGIKPVILTGRREDKREATAKNLAAAGYAGYEKLLLKPQDVRVHAVEFKSGERKKLEDAGYVIVGNIGDQWSDLLGAPEGARTFKLPDPMYYIG